The following are encoded together in the Populus trichocarpa isolate Nisqually-1 chromosome 5, P.trichocarpa_v4.1, whole genome shotgun sequence genome:
- the LOC7471505 gene encoding BTB/POZ domain-containing protein DOT3 isoform X2: MTKLMFVNSPIPTDLSIQVQDITFTVHKYPLVSKSSYIGRLEIQPSISNFGYELKLENFPGGPEAFEIILKFCYGLTLDLNPSNIAPLRCASEFLEMSEELDDGNLISKTEAFLTFVVLSSWKDTITVLKSCETLSPWAENLQIVRRCCDSIAWKASRDNSTIGDTVNDEGCWFDDVASLRIDHFMRIITAIGARGTKPEIIGKCIMQYAERWLPGMDVELEGPRGYGYGKNELQFSILIGRKEDEGIEHSQEQKSIIESLVSILPPQPGAVPCKFLLKMLKMAMVYSASQALISELEKRVGMMLENANVNDLLIPNYKREDQGKFVNSLEHRTMHDIEVIQRIVEYFLMHEQEQQQLPQTTGKSSVSKLLDSYLTEVAKDPNLSITKFQVLAEALPEKARTCDDGLYGAIDTYLKAHPLLSEHDRKRLCRIMNCGKLSLDACLHAAQNDRLPLRTVIQVLFCEQIKIRAAMQGKEAVASGNSSEQEITQTSTKTEITTLRAELENVKTQMTELQRDYFELQHEYGKKNNKHMNRSAWNFGWTKIRTSALFHRKSEGNLSGQEHKIPNSLGHKMNFRRRLSMS, from the exons ATGACTAAGCTAAT GTTTGTCAATTCCCCAATCCCGACGGATCTATCAATTCAAGTTCAAGACATCACCTTTACTGTTCACAAG TATCCCTTGGTATCAAAAAGTAGCTACATAGGCCGCTTGGAAATTCAGccttcaatttcaaattttgggTACGAACTCAAGCTTGAAAACTTCCCAGGTGGACCAGAAGCATTTGAAATCATTCTAAAGTTCTGTTATGGTCTTACACTAGACTTAAACCCTAGCAACATTGCTCCACTAAGATGTGCATCAGAATTCCTAGAAATGAGTGAAGAACTTGATGATGGAAATCTCATCTCAAAGACAGAAGCTTTCCTCACATTTGTAGTCCTCTCATCATGGAAAGACACCATAACTGTTCTCAAATCCTGCGAAACTTTATCTCCATGGGCAGAAAATCTCCAGATAGTTAGAAGATGTTGTGACTCAATAGCATGGAAGGCTTCTAGAGACAATTCAACAATAGGAGATACGGTTAATGACGAAGGATGTTGGTTTGATGATGTGGCTTCCCTTCGAATTGATCATTTCATGAGAATTATAACTGCAATAGGGGCAAGGGGAACAAAACCAGAGATCATAGGTAAATGTATAATGCAATATGCAGAAAGATGGCTGCCAGGCATGGATGTGGAATTAGAAGGTCCAAGGGGGTATGGATATGGAAAGAATGAACTGCAGTTCAGTATTTTGATTGGAAGGAAGGAAGATGAGGGTATTGAGCATAGCCAGGAGCAAAAATCTATTATTGAAAGCCTAGTAAGCATACTTCCTCCTCAACCAGGAGCTGTCCCATGTAAGTTTTTACTGAAGATGTTGAAAATGGCAATGGTTTACTCTGCATCCCAAGCTTTGATCTCAGAGCTTGAGAAAAGAGTGGGGATGATGTTGGAGAATGCCAATGTCAATGATCTTTTGATTCCTAATTATAAAAGGGAAGATCAGGGGAAATTTGTGAA CTCACTTGAACATCGAACAATGCACGACATAGAAGTAATACAAAGAATCGTTGAATATTTTCTGATGCATGAACAAGAGCAGCAACAACTGCCACAGACAACAGGGAAATCAAGTGTTAGCAAGCTTTTGGACAGTTATCTAACTGAGGTTGCAAAGGACCCTAATCTCTCCATTACCAAGTTTCAAGTTTTGGCTGAAGCCCTGCCAGAAAAAGCTCGGACATGTGATGACGGTCTTTATGGAGCCATTGACACCTATCTCAAG GCTCATCCTTTGCTCTCTGAGCATGACCGAAAAAGGCTATGCAGAATAATGAACTGTGGGAAGTTATCACTTGATGCGTGCTTGCATGCAGCACAAAATGATAGGTTGCCTCTACGAACAGTTATTCAG GTGTTGTTCTGtgagcaaataaaaataagggcAGCAATGCAAGGAAAAGAGGCAGTAGCAAGTGGTAACAGCTCAGAACAAGAAATAACTcaaacatcaacaaaaactgaGATCACGACCCTAAGAGCAGAACTAGAGAACGTAAAGACACAAATGACAGAGCTGCAGAGGGACTATTTTGAACTGCAACATGAATAcggaaagaaaaacaacaagcaTATGAATAGATCGGCCTGGAATTTTGGTTGGACAAAGATCAGAACATCAGCTCTTTTCCATAGAAAATCAGAGGGGAATTTAAGTGGACAAGAACATAAGATACCCAATTCACTTGGCCACAAAATGAATTTCAGAAGAAGACTATCCATGTCatga
- the LOC7471505 gene encoding BTB/POZ domain-containing protein DOT3 isoform X1, which translates to MFRLKATMSCSSTVTMKKSLPPVQSQSSESDSGGVDQVYNQSIIVPPTAMSIADGFEKNDHSWFVNSPIPTDLSIQVQDITFTVHKYPLVSKSSYIGRLEIQPSISNFGYELKLENFPGGPEAFEIILKFCYGLTLDLNPSNIAPLRCASEFLEMSEELDDGNLISKTEAFLTFVVLSSWKDTITVLKSCETLSPWAENLQIVRRCCDSIAWKASRDNSTIGDTVNDEGCWFDDVASLRIDHFMRIITAIGARGTKPEIIGKCIMQYAERWLPGMDVELEGPRGYGYGKNELQFSILIGRKEDEGIEHSQEQKSIIESLVSILPPQPGAVPCKFLLKMLKMAMVYSASQALISELEKRVGMMLENANVNDLLIPNYKREDQGKFVNSLEHRTMHDIEVIQRIVEYFLMHEQEQQQLPQTTGKSSVSKLLDSYLTEVAKDPNLSITKFQVLAEALPEKARTCDDGLYGAIDTYLKAHPLLSEHDRKRLCRIMNCGKLSLDACLHAAQNDRLPLRTVIQVLFCEQIKIRAAMQGKEAVASGNSSEQEITQTSTKTEITTLRAELENVKTQMTELQRDYFELQHEYGKKNNKHMNRSAWNFGWTKIRTSALFHRKSEGNLSGQEHKIPNSLGHKMNFRRRLSMS; encoded by the exons GTTTGTCAATTCCCCAATCCCGACGGATCTATCAATTCAAGTTCAAGACATCACCTTTACTGTTCACAAG TATCCCTTGGTATCAAAAAGTAGCTACATAGGCCGCTTGGAAATTCAGccttcaatttcaaattttgggTACGAACTCAAGCTTGAAAACTTCCCAGGTGGACCAGAAGCATTTGAAATCATTCTAAAGTTCTGTTATGGTCTTACACTAGACTTAAACCCTAGCAACATTGCTCCACTAAGATGTGCATCAGAATTCCTAGAAATGAGTGAAGAACTTGATGATGGAAATCTCATCTCAAAGACAGAAGCTTTCCTCACATTTGTAGTCCTCTCATCATGGAAAGACACCATAACTGTTCTCAAATCCTGCGAAACTTTATCTCCATGGGCAGAAAATCTCCAGATAGTTAGAAGATGTTGTGACTCAATAGCATGGAAGGCTTCTAGAGACAATTCAACAATAGGAGATACGGTTAATGACGAAGGATGTTGGTTTGATGATGTGGCTTCCCTTCGAATTGATCATTTCATGAGAATTATAACTGCAATAGGGGCAAGGGGAACAAAACCAGAGATCATAGGTAAATGTATAATGCAATATGCAGAAAGATGGCTGCCAGGCATGGATGTGGAATTAGAAGGTCCAAGGGGGTATGGATATGGAAAGAATGAACTGCAGTTCAGTATTTTGATTGGAAGGAAGGAAGATGAGGGTATTGAGCATAGCCAGGAGCAAAAATCTATTATTGAAAGCCTAGTAAGCATACTTCCTCCTCAACCAGGAGCTGTCCCATGTAAGTTTTTACTGAAGATGTTGAAAATGGCAATGGTTTACTCTGCATCCCAAGCTTTGATCTCAGAGCTTGAGAAAAGAGTGGGGATGATGTTGGAGAATGCCAATGTCAATGATCTTTTGATTCCTAATTATAAAAGGGAAGATCAGGGGAAATTTGTGAA CTCACTTGAACATCGAACAATGCACGACATAGAAGTAATACAAAGAATCGTTGAATATTTTCTGATGCATGAACAAGAGCAGCAACAACTGCCACAGACAACAGGGAAATCAAGTGTTAGCAAGCTTTTGGACAGTTATCTAACTGAGGTTGCAAAGGACCCTAATCTCTCCATTACCAAGTTTCAAGTTTTGGCTGAAGCCCTGCCAGAAAAAGCTCGGACATGTGATGACGGTCTTTATGGAGCCATTGACACCTATCTCAAG GCTCATCCTTTGCTCTCTGAGCATGACCGAAAAAGGCTATGCAGAATAATGAACTGTGGGAAGTTATCACTTGATGCGTGCTTGCATGCAGCACAAAATGATAGGTTGCCTCTACGAACAGTTATTCAG GTGTTGTTCTGtgagcaaataaaaataagggcAGCAATGCAAGGAAAAGAGGCAGTAGCAAGTGGTAACAGCTCAGAACAAGAAATAACTcaaacatcaacaaaaactgaGATCACGACCCTAAGAGCAGAACTAGAGAACGTAAAGACACAAATGACAGAGCTGCAGAGGGACTATTTTGAACTGCAACATGAATAcggaaagaaaaacaacaagcaTATGAATAGATCGGCCTGGAATTTTGGTTGGACAAAGATCAGAACATCAGCTCTTTTCCATAGAAAATCAGAGGGGAATTTAAGTGGACAAGAACATAAGATACCCAATTCACTTGGCCACAAAATGAATTTCAGAAGAAGACTATCCATGTCatga
- the LOC7476080 gene encoding uncharacterized protein LOC7476080, whose product MAGRLGRRVINFANLPIKLLMPTTYTNISEIALKTIPSASKIEIKRVLESLYGFDVEKVSTLNMEGKKKKRGGFLIAKPDYKKAYVTLKTPLSISPHLFPIRVIEEERAKMSKKAPESSFVEDNKSHWLHEKKKESGRGGSGSGWRGGRGGRGRGDVAAEKAKFPWSSMRSSTANSR is encoded by the coding sequence ATGGCAGGCAGATTGGGAAGAAGAGTAATAAACTTCGCAAACCTCCCCATAAAACTCCTGATGCCTACAACATACACAAATATCTCCGAAATCGCACTAAAAACAATCCCTTCAGCCTCCAAAATCGAAATCAAGCGTGTCCTTGAATCGCTCTACGGCTTCGACGTCGAAAAGGTAAGCACTCTTAACatggaaggaaaaaagaagaaacgcGGCGGATTCCTCATCGCCAAGCCTGACTATAAAAAAGCATACGTCACGCTTAAAACTCCCCTCTCGATTTCGCCCCATTTATTTCCGATTAGAGTTATTGAGGAAGAGAGGGCGAAAATGAGTAAGAAGGCACCGGAGAGTAGTTTTGTTGAGGATAATAAGAGTCACTGGCTTCatgagaagaagaaggagagtgGTCGCGGCGGTAGCGGTAGCGGATGGCGTGGTGGTCGCGGCGGTCGTGGTCGTGGTGATGTGGCGGCCGAGAAGGCCAAGTTTCCTTGGAGCAGCATGAGGAGCTCTACTGCTAATTCTAGGTAG